The sequence below is a genomic window from Candidatus Eisenbacteria bacterium.
CGTCGTTCGCGGGGCTGTCCGCGATCAGATGCTCCTCGGCGACCGTGTCCGCGTCGACACGAGCCAAGAAGACGTCGTATGAGCTCCCGGTCCAACGCTGCCATGCGAGCCAGAACCCCCCCGCCGCGCCGGCGGAACGGACGGCCGGAGCGAAGTCGGCCTCCGGGCTCGGCACGGGGGTGGTCTCGTCGGACCAGCCGTTCGCGAACCTCCGGATCTTAATCTCCGAGTTCGTGCCCTGCAGCTCGACCCAGGAAACGAGAATCCCCTCCGCGTCGGCGGCGATTTGGGGATCGAGATACCGGCCCCTCCCTTCCGAGACCTGCGCGGTGTCCCACCCGGAACCGGTCCACCGCGCCGCGTGGATCGCATCTCCGTTCCCCGACGTGCTCGTGTCCGCGAAGGACGAAACCCAAACAACCCAGGGAGCCCCCGAAGAATCGATCGCGATCGCCGGTTCGTAGTCGTCCCTCACGGGGAACGGAAGAGAAGGAAGAGCGGAAACGGAAGAAACGACTAGAAACAGCGAGAAGAAGGCTGTGGCGGTCGGAAGGCGGAACGGTCGCGCGTAGACGGGAGGCAAGAGGCGGACGGAATGCATGCGAACCCCCGGACACGGGGGATTCCGTTCATGGACGGAGTGTTTGCCCGCGCCCCGTTTGGTTTGTTGGAAGTTCTATCACGAGGCGGTCAAGGGTTCAAGCGCCTCCTTCGAGCGCTCGAAACGCGGGCCCTCTGGACACGGCCGGGTGGAAGCGCTAGTCTGGTGGCTCGCGGGATGAGGCGATCTGCGGCCGCACGGCGGGGAGCCCTGCGGGAGTGAGCGCCGGCCGTGGAGCCCCCTGCCTCGCGTCGTGGGGCGAGGTCCCCGTCCGAACGCACCCTGCAGGAGCGGGAACATGAATCGAACGAATCAGCCTCTGCGCCGTCGTTCCCTTGTCGCGGTTCTCGTTCTTCTTTTCCTCGGGTTCTCGCCTTCCCCAGGTTCGCCCCCCGTCTGGACTCGCGGCGCGGTCGCGTCGGATCACGAGGTCGCTTCGCGCGCCGGTCTCGAGATGCTCCGGAAGGGAGGGAACGCGGTCGATGCGGCGGTTGCGACCGCGTTCGCTCTCTCGGTGGTGCGGCCGTACGCGAGCGGGATCGGAGGCGGGGGGTTTCTGGTCGTCTACCTCGCAAATGAGAACGGCGGCCGGTCGGTCGCGATCGACTACCGCGAGCGCGCCCCGCGGGCGATCACCCCGGACTTCTACGAGCGTCTCGAGGACACGCTCGCCTGCCGTTTCGGCGGCGCCTCCGCCGGGATCCCGGGCGCGACGGCCGGGCTCCTCCACGCGCTCGAGCGCTACGGAACCCTCGACCGCGCGACCGTGCTCGCCCCCGCGATCCGCGCCGCCGAGGAGGGTTTCCTCGCCGATGCGCACTACGTTCTCTCCGCACGCGAGATGATCCCGGTGCTCGAGGCGCTCCCCTCGCTCCGCGCGAGCAACTCCTTTCTATGGGAACGTTTCTTCCGCGAAGGAACGGTCGCCAAGGGGGACACGATCCGCCTTCCCGAGCAGGGGGCGGCGCTTCGTCTCATCGCCGAGCGGGGCGCGGACGCCTTCTACGGCGGGCCGATCGGAGAGGCGCTCGTCCGCGCGGCAGGCGCCTCCGGAGGGGTTCTCGAACTCGAGGATCTCCAGAGCTTCCCCGTCGCGGAACGAACGCCCCTCGAGGGGGAGTTCCGAGGGAAGCGGATCCTCGGGATGCCGCCTCCATCAAGCGGGGGGATCGCGCTTCTTCAGATTCTCGGGATCTTCGACCGGAAGACCGCGGGCGAGGAACCGCCAGCGTGGAACGGCCCGGAGTACGTTCATCTTCTCGCCGAGGCGATGAAGCACGCCTTCGCCGATCGGGCGGAGTGGCCGGGCGATCCGGCGTTCGTCGAGGTCCCGGTCGAGCGGCTCCTCTCCGGCGCGTATCTCGACGAACGCGCCGCCTCCGTGCGGAGGACGAAGACGAGGGGTCCGGATGCGTACGGCACGCGCGCGCCCGGTCCGGACGATCGGGGGACGAGCCATTTCGGCGCCGTCGATCGTTTCGGGAACGCCGTCGGCGGCACCGAGTCGATCAACTACTCGTTCGGCTCGCTCGTTGCGGTCCCCGAATACGGTTTCGTTCTCAACAACACGATGGACGATTTCCTCACGCGGCGCGGGACCGAGAACCTCTTCGGGCTCCGGCAGTCGGAGCGGAACCTCCCCGCGCCGGGAAAGATTCCTCTCTCAAGCATGTCGCCGACGATCGTCCTCGACAAAGACGGGGTCTTCGCGGTAGCCGGCGGATCGGGCGGCCCGCGCATCATCAGCGCGACCGCGGAGGTGCTTCTCGCCGCGATCCTCTTCGATCAAGACGCGGAGGCCGCGGTCGCCGCGCCCCGCTTCCATCACCAATGGATGCCGAACAAGCTCCTTCTCGAGCCCAGCTTCGGGCCGCTCATCGAGGGCGTCCTTCTTCGGATGGAGCACGAGGTCGAGCGAACCGAGACGATCGCCGCCGTCCCGTTCATTCGAAGGGTTCGCGGGGGCTATCAAGCCTCCTCCGATCCGCGCAAGGGAGGCGCCCCGGCGGGATACTAGCCGACGCCAAGTCCCGCCCATTCCCGTTGACTCCCGTGCGTCCGAATTGCCATAATCAGACGCACATCCGATCCACAACAACCATCAAGGCGGTGAGCTCATGGGAGTCGGTCTTCCATCCAGCAAGGAGTTCCAGGCTCATGTGTTCGGTCGGGAGAACCCGGTCAAGGTCCTGATCCCCGGACCGGATCTCGTCCCCGAGAGACCTTTCGTCGGCCGAGAGGATCTCATCGCTCAGTGCCTGGCCGCTTGGCTCGACGTCGAGGGGGAAGGAGCGCTCCACTTTCGCGTGATCGGCCCGCCCGGGGTCGGGAAGAACGAGCTGATCTACTACCTCGCCCGCGAAACCAAGAGACCGTTGTTCATCATGCACGGGCACGAGGAGCTGACACCCGAGGACATCGCCTGCACGGCGCGAGTGACCGAGGAGAACCAGGTCGAGTATGTAGGATCTCCGCTCCTCGCCGCGATGATCC
It includes:
- the ggt gene encoding gamma-glutamyltransferase, coding for MNRTNQPLRRRSLVAVLVLLFLGFSPSPGSPPVWTRGAVASDHEVASRAGLEMLRKGGNAVDAAVATAFALSVVRPYASGIGGGGFLVVYLANENGGRSVAIDYRERAPRAITPDFYERLEDTLACRFGGASAGIPGATAGLLHALERYGTLDRATVLAPAIRAAEEGFLADAHYVLSAREMIPVLEALPSLRASNSFLWERFFREGTVAKGDTIRLPEQGAALRLIAERGADAFYGGPIGEALVRAAGASGGVLELEDLQSFPVAERTPLEGEFRGKRILGMPPPSSGGIALLQILGIFDRKTAGEEPPAWNGPEYVHLLAEAMKHAFADRAEWPGDPAFVEVPVERLLSGAYLDERAASVRRTKTRGPDAYGTRAPGPDDRGTSHFGAVDRFGNAVGGTESINYSFGSLVAVPEYGFVLNNTMDDFLTRRGTENLFGLRQSERNLPAPGKIPLSSMSPTIVLDKDGVFAVAGGSGGPRIISATAEVLLAAILFDQDAEAAVAAPRFHHQWMPNKLLLEPSFGPLIEGVLLRMEHEVERTETIAAVPFIRRVRGGYQASSDPRKGGAPAGY